Proteins encoded together in one Buchnera aphidicola (Takecallis taiwana) window:
- a CDS encoding complex I subunit 4 family protein: MLSLFLIVPFVGSVCCWFFGRQGYKFARFFAILAVMCIVLLSILIWLKDFYHHERCYHIYWYDELIIPWIPQLGIELHLALDGLSFIMIALTSVLSLIAVLCSFYQIKNNEGLFYFNLLFMVFGIMGVLLSIDLFLFFCFWEIMVLPMYFLIIFWGNPQYTEKQKIYTANKFLIYTQVSSIVMLFSILLLSFNYYYQTAIWTFDYNCFINNSIPLPLEYIIMLGFFIAFAVKMPIVPFHGWFVNCHSQSCIDGSFDVLGMLIKVAAYGLLRFNMHLFQHTSHNLHLIVFFLGIITIFYGAWMAFCELNLKKIIAYSSISHMGFILITIYCNNIFSYYGAIIQIIASSFTTSALFILLSQLYRRTHTNIITNLGGLYATIKWIPGFFLFFLFANLNLPGTINFVGEIMALIGIFIQSPYLGCILVFSLLFSVIYSLYITHKIFYGPLKNNFTMTCKQIDFLEFFMILFFMLITLILGIYPNNILQVIRLSIT, translated from the coding sequence ATGCTAAGTCTTTTTCTTATTGTGCCTTTTGTAGGTAGTGTATGTTGTTGGTTTTTTGGACGTCAGGGTTATAAATTTGCTAGATTTTTTGCTATATTAGCAGTAATGTGTATAGTGTTATTATCTATTTTGATATGGTTAAAAGATTTTTATCATCATGAACGATGTTATCATATTTATTGGTATGATGAATTAATTATACCATGGATACCACAATTAGGTATAGAATTACATTTAGCGTTAGATGGTTTATCATTTATAATGATTGCTTTAACAAGTGTTTTAAGTTTAATTGCAGTTTTATGTTCATTTTACCAAATCAAAAATAATGAAGGTTTATTTTATTTTAATTTATTATTTATGGTATTTGGTATTATGGGTGTCTTGTTATCTATTGATTTATTTTTGTTTTTTTGTTTTTGGGAGATTATGGTACTTCCAATGTATTTTTTAATAATTTTTTGGGGGAATCCACAATATACCGAAAAACAAAAAATCTATACTGCAAATAAGTTTTTAATTTACACGCAAGTATCCAGTATAGTCATGTTATTTTCAATTTTATTATTATCTTTTAATTATTATTACCAAACTGCAATTTGGACATTTGATTATAATTGTTTTATAAATAACTCTATACCCTTACCGTTAGAATATATTATTATGTTAGGTTTCTTTATTGCTTTTGCGGTGAAGATGCCTATTGTTCCGTTTCATGGATGGTTTGTGAATTGTCATAGTCAATCTTGTATAGATGGTTCTTTTGATGTACTTGGTATGTTGATTAAAGTTGCTGCTTATGGGTTGCTACGTTTTAATATGCATTTATTTCAACATACTTCTCATAATTTACATTTAATAGTTTTCTTTTTAGGTATAATAACTATTTTTTATGGTGCGTGGATGGCATTTTGTGAACTAAATTTAAAAAAAATTATTGCTTATAGTTCTATATCACATATGGGTTTTATCTTAATTACTATATATTGTAATAATATATTTTCATATTATGGAGCAATTATTCAAATAATTGCTAGTTCATTTACAACATCTGCTTTATTTATTTTATTAAGTCAATTATATCGACGTACTCATACAAATATTATTACTAATTTGGGCGGTTTATACGCTACTATTAAGTGGATACCAGGTTTTTTTTTATTTTTTTTATTTGCAAATTTAAACTTGCCAGGAACAATTAATTTTGTTGGTGAGATTATGGCATTAATTGGAATTTTTATTCAATCGCCTTATTTAGGATGTATATTAGTTTTTAGTTTATTATTTTCTGTAATATATTCATTGTATATAACTCATAAAATATTTTACGGTCCTTTAAAAAATAATTTTACTATGACATGTAAACAAATTGATTTTTTAGAGTTTTTTATGATATTATTTTTTATGCTTATAACATTGATTTTAGGTATATATCCAAATAATATTTTACAAGTGATTCGGTTGTCTATCACATAA
- a CDS encoding NADH-quinone oxidoreductase subunit N, giving the protein MICMFIPHVKIIALMPLFILMSSIFIIMFSMILKRNHVFVFCITLCSLLCTLVSLFYIYYIVPVTITSLLYINFYSLAYIFIVIFSSICMISIVYIFLENFYNHKEEFYILLLSSITGAVILIEANHIFTIFIGMELLSLPIFGLITYSFKRSTSIPVILKYVLLSSIVTSFSLLGITVIYLICGTLKLNYIKIAFLINNIFINKILLFGVVFFLTSVFFKLSLFPLHFWITDVYNYASPVLLIYSVTVVKVAVFSILIKLFVYFPYIQCQKLYLFIELLAILSIICGSIMAAFQNNIKTFFGYSSIVHIGYILTTLLVIQDYYISNNIAIIYLINYTMSSIGIFSVLSILILRNKNVNFDLQSLSVYNTLLKGKPILCIAIIIIMFSFLGMPFTYGFITKFLILSIMIQNKFWFLLLSVAISSGFGIYYYLKIILCLYNTRNMISIQNRTPYTRIEIVIIFISILIVILGICPQLIMNILRLNN; this is encoded by the coding sequence ATGATTTGTATGTTTATACCTCATGTTAAGATAATAGCATTAATGCCATTATTTATTTTAATGTCTAGTATTTTTATAATCATGTTTTCGATGATCTTAAAAAGAAATCATGTTTTTGTATTTTGTATCACATTATGTAGTTTATTATGCACGTTAGTATCATTATTTTATATATATTATATTGTACCAGTTACAATTACTTCATTGTTATATATTAATTTTTATTCTCTAGCATATATATTTATTGTAATATTTTCTAGTATATGTATGATATCTATTGTTTATATTTTTTTAGAAAATTTTTATAATCATAAAGAAGAGTTTTATATATTACTTTTATCTTCTATAACTGGCGCTGTTATTCTAATTGAAGCAAATCATATTTTTACGATATTTATTGGTATGGAATTACTTTCTTTGCCAATTTTTGGTTTAATAACATACTCTTTTAAGCGAAGTACATCTATACCAGTGATATTAAAATATGTTTTATTATCTAGTATTGTAACATCTTTTTCATTGTTAGGTATTACAGTAATATACTTGATATGTGGTACTTTAAAATTAAATTATATTAAAATTGCATTTTTAATTAATAATATATTTATTAATAAAATTTTGTTATTTGGTGTAGTGTTTTTTTTAACTTCTGTATTTTTTAAATTATCATTATTTCCATTACATTTTTGGATTACTGATGTTTATAATTATGCCTCTCCGGTATTATTAATTTATTCCGTTACAGTGGTTAAAGTAGCAGTTTTTTCAATATTAATTAAGTTATTTGTATATTTTCCGTATATACAGTGTCAGAAATTATATTTATTTATAGAATTATTGGCAATATTATCTATTATTTGTGGTAGTATTATGGCGGCTTTTCAAAATAATATTAAAACATTTTTTGGATATTCTTCTATTGTGCATATTGGTTACATATTAACGACTTTATTAGTCATTCAGGATTATTATATTTCGAATAATATTGCAATAATATATTTAATTAATTATACAATGAGTAGTATTGGTATATTTAGTGTTTTAAGTATATTGATATTACGTAATAAAAATGTAAATTTTGATTTACAGTCTTTATCGGTATATAATACTTTATTAAAAGGAAAGCCTATTTTATGTATTGCAATTATTATCATTATGTTTTCTTTTTTAGGTATGCCTTTTACATATGGTTTTATTACAAAATTTTTAATTTTATCTATTATGATACAAAATAAATTTTGGTTTTTATTATTATCTGTCGCAATTAGTTCTGGTTTTGGGATATATTATTATTTAAAAATTATATTATGTTTATATAATACACGGAATATGATATCGATTCAAAATAGAACACCTTATACAAGAATTGAAATTGTGATTATTTTTATTAGTATATTAATTGTTATTTTGGGAATTTGTCCTCAACTTATTATGAATATATTAAGATTAAATAATTAA
- the folC gene encoding bifunctional tetrahydrofolate synthase/dihydrofolate synthase, producing MKDNFSDKQILLLKWLKYIKLICLKDCNDSIDNIKYIAKKLNLLTWSAFIITISGTNGKGSTSAVLEKIFLNLGYTVGLYSSPHLLYYYERIRVNGQYIHDPMIHITVLQRIVLMSKNIKLSYFEFITLSALLIFQSYNLDIIILEVGLGGRLDATNIIDPNIAIITNIGLEHTHYLGKSRNNIGYEKSGIFRKNIIAIIGDNNIPYSVYQAANFFKVFLYRVQYEWYWVESKHYWNFYDQRGMFINLPIPAVSLPSSAIAIAALRAIKLDVSRKILVYSLKQVFLPGRFHTIYTNPRIIVDVAHNAHATRYLNKKLQSLFTDRNVKIYGVFGILSDKDIKNTTVNLINVIDFWYYTVLQTDRTATLDSIKCCLPKNSIFSFSIKHVIYHLIRTVKKQDIILVFGSFFAVSEAITAISNLYD from the coding sequence ATGAAAGACAATTTTTCGGATAAACAAATATTGTTATTAAAATGGTTGAAATATATCAAATTAATTTGTTTAAAAGATTGTAACGATTCTATAGATAATATTAAGTATATCGCAAAAAAATTAAATTTACTAACATGGTCGGCATTTATTATTACGATATCTGGTACAAATGGTAAAGGTAGTACATCTGCTGTTTTAGAAAAAATTTTTTTAAATTTAGGATATACAGTAGGATTATATTCTTCTCCACATTTATTATATTATTATGAAAGAATACGAGTGAATGGGCAATATATTCATGATCCGATGATACATATCACGGTATTGCAAAGAATAGTCTTAATGTCTAAAAATATTAAATTATCTTATTTTGAATTTATTACTCTTTCTGCATTATTGATATTTCAGAGTTATAATTTAGATATTATAATTTTGGAAGTTGGTTTAGGTGGTAGATTAGATGCAACTAATATTATTGATCCTAATATAGCAATTATTACTAATATTGGTTTAGAACATACACATTATCTAGGAAAATCAAGAAATAATATAGGATATGAAAAATCTGGCATTTTTCGTAAAAATATTATTGCTATTATTGGAGATAATAATATTCCCTACTCTGTATATCAAGCGGCAAATTTTTTTAAAGTTTTTTTATATCGCGTACAATATGAATGGTATTGGGTGGAATCGAAACATTATTGGAATTTTTATGATCAACGAGGTATGTTTATTAATTTACCTATACCGGCAGTATCACTACCTAGTAGTGCAATTGCAATAGCAGCTTTACGTGCTATAAAGCTTGATGTTAGCAGAAAAATTCTTGTTTATTCTTTAAAGCAAGTATTTTTACCAGGACGATTTCATACAATTTATACAAATCCAAGAATTATAGTTGATGTTGCACATAATGCACATGCAACACGTTATTTAAATAAAAAATTGCAATCTTTATTTACAGATCGTAATGTTAAAATTTATGGTGTTTTTGGAATTTTATCTGATAAAGATATTAAAAATACTACTGTAAATTTAATCAATGTTATTGATTTTTGGTATTATACAGTTTTACAAACTGATCGTACTGCTACATTAGATTCAATTAAATGTTGTTTACCTAAAAATTCTATCTTTAGTTTCAGTATAAAACATGTAATATATCATTTAATACGAACAGTAAAAAAACAAGATATAATTCTAGTATTTGGATCGTTTTTTGCTGTTTCGGAAGCGATAACAGCAATAAGTAATTTATATGATTAA
- a CDS encoding ribose-phosphate pyrophosphokinase yields the protein MLNMKIFSGNSVPILAKLIAHKLYSHLGDATVSRFSDGEISVQINENVRGDDIFIIQSTCCPTNDNIIELAVIIDALRRASAGRITAVIPYFGYARQDRRVRSTRVPITAKIVADFLSSVGIDRILTVDLHAEQIQGFFDVPVDNVFGSFVLLEDMLRLNLKEPIIVSPDIGGVIRARAIAKLLNDTDMAIIDKRRPRKNVAQVMHIIGDVSNRDCILVDDMIDTGGTLCKAAKALKQHGANKVFAYATHPVFSGDILQNIQKTYIDEIIVCDTIPLSLEIQKHNKVRTLTLSTMLAEAIRRISNEESISAMFEYKKYTTFNLKK from the coding sequence ATGCTAAACATGAAAATATTTTCTGGTAATTCAGTCCCAATTCTGGCAAAATTAATTGCACATAAATTATATAGTCATCTTGGAGATGCAACAGTGAGCCGTTTTAGTGACGGGGAAATTAGTGTACAAATTAATGAAAATGTACGTGGCGATGATATTTTTATTATTCAATCCACGTGTTGTCCTACAAATGATAATATTATTGAATTGGCAGTTATTATAGATGCTTTACGAAGAGCATCTGCTGGACGTATTACTGCAGTAATTCCATATTTTGGATATGCAAGACAAGACCGTAGAGTGCGATCAACACGTGTACCAATCACAGCAAAAATAGTTGCAGATTTTTTGTCTAGTGTTGGTATTGACCGTATTCTAACTGTTGATTTACATGCAGAGCAAATCCAAGGTTTTTTCGATGTACCGGTAGACAACGTATTTGGTAGCTTTGTTTTATTGGAAGATATGCTAAGGTTAAATTTAAAAGAACCAATCATAGTTTCACCAGATATCGGAGGTGTAATTCGAGCACGCGCAATTGCAAAATTATTAAATGATACTGATATGGCTATTATTGATAAAAGAAGACCAAGAAAAAATGTTGCACAAGTCATGCATATTATTGGAGATGTTTCAAATCGAGATTGTATATTAGTAGATGATATGATTGATACCGGGGGCACATTATGTAAAGCTGCAAAAGCATTAAAACAACATGGAGCTAATAAAGTTTTTGCATATGCAACACATCCGGTATTTTCTGGAGATATTCTCCAAAATATACAAAAAACATACATCGATGAAATTATTGTTTGTGATACAATTCCATTATCATTAGAAATACAAAAACATAATAAAGTTCGAACATTAACTTTATCTACCATGTTAGCAGAAGCCATACGTCGAATTAGTAACGAAGAATCAATTTCTGCTATGTTTGAATATAAAAAATATACAACTTTTAATTTAAAAAAATAA